The following are encoded together in the Chaetodon trifascialis isolate fChaTrf1 chromosome 3, fChaTrf1.hap1, whole genome shotgun sequence genome:
- the cbfa2t2 gene encoding protein CBFA2T2 isoform X2 has translation MPGSPVDAKTHSRSAPSSSVSSTMPPLPSVNPSGPRPASFSTTALTNGNHHSPPTLNAVPSPPQRYSNGPSSSSSSSLANQQLPATCGARQLSKLKRFLTTLQQFGNDISPEIGDSVRSLVLALVNSTVTIEEFHSRLQEATNFPLRPFVIPFLKANLPLLQRELLHCARAAKQTPAQYLSQHEHLLLSTTLASSPDSSELLMEPPDAGTKRHSPSRGKENGFHERPPVAMEPAAKRICTISPAPRHSPAHPLPLSTQLHPTPPPLQHYALDDIAAPHILHREHSQRMLEIRELKDRPRLPGTNGGYREEPVDHRLTDREWADEWRHLDHVLNCIVDMVEKTRRSVSVLRRCQESDREELNYWRRRSSEQEDPRKGGSGSAPFSKTHSPHSAESDSQRDFAPRPGSAYVTDEIWRKAEEAVNEVKRQAMDEVQKAVAEAEQKAFEMIAAERAKMEKTLAEAKRKAQEDAIMVINEQEDSSECCWNCGRKASETCSGCNAARYCGSFCQHKDWERHHLICSPGLQAQPKPVSAITAGRAAAAAAAVAAAAAAAAGVSPVGLAGVKAPDSVTSISSPGAEKASVASRSSTPSTPASAPETNGH, from the exons ATGCCCGGTTCTCCTGTGGATGCTAAGACTCATTCCAGATCAGCCCCCAGCAGCAGCGTCAGCTCCACTATGCCACCCCTGCCTTCTGTCAACCCCAGCGGCCCTCGCCCGGCCTCCTTTTCCACCACAGCAT TGACCAATGGGAATCATCATTCCCCACCAACCCTGAACGCAGTGCCATCTCCACCGCAGCGTTACAGCAACGgaccgtcctcttcctcttcctcatcgcTGGCAAACCAGCAGCTGCCGGCCACCTGCGGGGCTCGCCAGCTGAGCAAACTGAAACGTTTCCTGACCACGCTGCAGCAGTTCGGCAACGACATCTCCCCTGAGATTGGAGACAGCGTCAGGAGCCTTGTTCTGGCCCTCGTG AATTCCACAGTTACCATTGAGGAGTTCCATTCACGCCTTCAGGAGGCCACAAACTTCCCCTTACGCCCCTTTGTTATTCCTTTCCTCAAG GCAAACCTGCCTCttctgcagagggagctgctccactgtgcaCGGGCAGCCAAGCAGACCCCAGCCCAGTACTTGTCCCAGCATGAGCATCTCCTGCTAAGCACCACCTTGGCCTCCTCCCCGGACTCCTCCGAGCTGCTGATGGAGCCCCCTGATGCCGGCACCAAGAGACACAGCCCCAGCAG AGGTAAAGAGAATGGCTTCCACGAACGTCCACCTGTAGCCATGGAGCCCGCCGCCAAGCGAATTTGCACCATCAGCCCCGCTCCCCGACACAGCCCTGCCCACCCGCTGCCCCTAAGCACCCAGCTTCACCCGACCCCTCCACCCTTGCAGCACTACGCCCTGGATGACATCGCAGCTCCACACATCCTGCACCGCGAGCACAGCCAGCGCATGTTGGAGATCCGCGAGCTCAAAGACAGGCCCAGACTTCCTG GCACTAACGGGGGCTACCGCGAGGAGCCGGTGGaccacagactgacagaccGAGAGTGGGCTGATGAATGGAGGCATCTGGACCAT GTGTTGAACTGCATTGTGGACATGGTTGAAAAGACACGGAGGTCGGTGAGCGTGCTCAGACGATGCCAGGAGTCAGATCGCGAGGAGCTCAACTACTGGAGACGACGTTCGAGCGAGCAGGAGGACCCACGCAAAGGAGGCTCCGGCTCCGCTCCCTTCTCCAAGACACACAGCCCCCACTCTGCAGAGTCGG ACTCCCAGCGCGACTTTGCTCCACGGCCAGGCTCAGCATACGTTACAGATGAGATCTGGAGGAAAGCTG AAGAGGCGGTGAACGAGGTGAAGCGCCAGGCCATGGATGAGGTCCAGAAAGCGGTAGCAGAGGCCGAACAGAAGGCTTTTGAGATGATTGCTGCAGAGAGGGCTAAGATGGAGAAGACTCTGGCTGAGGCGAAGAGGAAGGCTCAAGAGGACGCCATCATGGTCATCAACGAACAGGAGGATTCCAGTGAG tgTTGCTGGAATTGTGGCCGCAAAGCCAGCGAGACGTGCAGCGGCTGCAACGCCGCCCGCTACTGCGGCTCCTTCTGccagcataaagactgggagagGCATCACCTCATCTGCAGCCCGGGACTTCAGGCTCAACCCAAACCCGTTTCTGCCATCACTGCCGGCAGGGCAGCCGCAGCGGCTGCAGcagtggcggcggcggcggcagccgCAGCCGGGGTGTCTCCTGTCGGCCTGGCCGGGGTCAAGGCCCCCGACAGCGTGACCTCCATCTCCAGTCCTGGTGCAGAGAAGGCTTCAGTCGCTTCTCGCTCCTCCACTCCTTCCACCCCCGCCTCGGCACCCGAGACCAACGGACACTAG
- the cbfa2t2 gene encoding protein CBFA2T2 isoform X1 yields the protein MVGMPSVLNYSREKKSPAMPGSPVDAKTHSRSAPSSSVSSTMPPLPSVNPSGPRPASFSTTALTNGNHHSPPTLNAVPSPPQRYSNGPSSSSSSSLANQQLPATCGARQLSKLKRFLTTLQQFGNDISPEIGDSVRSLVLALVNSTVTIEEFHSRLQEATNFPLRPFVIPFLKANLPLLQRELLHCARAAKQTPAQYLSQHEHLLLSTTLASSPDSSELLMEPPDAGTKRHSPSRGKENGFHERPPVAMEPAAKRICTISPAPRHSPAHPLPLSTQLHPTPPPLQHYALDDIAAPHILHREHSQRMLEIRELKDRPRLPGTNGGYREEPVDHRLTDREWADEWRHLDHVLNCIVDMVEKTRRSVSVLRRCQESDREELNYWRRRSSEQEDPRKGGSGSAPFSKTHSPHSAESDSQRDFAPRPGSAYVTDEIWRKAEEAVNEVKRQAMDEVQKAVAEAEQKAFEMIAAERAKMEKTLAEAKRKAQEDAIMVINEQEDSSECCWNCGRKASETCSGCNAARYCGSFCQHKDWERHHLICSPGLQAQPKPVSAITAGRAAAAAAAVAAAAAAAAGVSPVGLAGVKAPDSVTSISSPGAEKASVASRSSTPSTPASAPETNGH from the exons acagtAGAGAGAAGAAGAGCCCTGCCATGCCCGGTTCTCCTGTGGATGCTAAGACTCATTCCAGATCAGCCCCCAGCAGCAGCGTCAGCTCCACTATGCCACCCCTGCCTTCTGTCAACCCCAGCGGCCCTCGCCCGGCCTCCTTTTCCACCACAGCAT TGACCAATGGGAATCATCATTCCCCACCAACCCTGAACGCAGTGCCATCTCCACCGCAGCGTTACAGCAACGgaccgtcctcttcctcttcctcatcgcTGGCAAACCAGCAGCTGCCGGCCACCTGCGGGGCTCGCCAGCTGAGCAAACTGAAACGTTTCCTGACCACGCTGCAGCAGTTCGGCAACGACATCTCCCCTGAGATTGGAGACAGCGTCAGGAGCCTTGTTCTGGCCCTCGTG AATTCCACAGTTACCATTGAGGAGTTCCATTCACGCCTTCAGGAGGCCACAAACTTCCCCTTACGCCCCTTTGTTATTCCTTTCCTCAAG GCAAACCTGCCTCttctgcagagggagctgctccactgtgcaCGGGCAGCCAAGCAGACCCCAGCCCAGTACTTGTCCCAGCATGAGCATCTCCTGCTAAGCACCACCTTGGCCTCCTCCCCGGACTCCTCCGAGCTGCTGATGGAGCCCCCTGATGCCGGCACCAAGAGACACAGCCCCAGCAG AGGTAAAGAGAATGGCTTCCACGAACGTCCACCTGTAGCCATGGAGCCCGCCGCCAAGCGAATTTGCACCATCAGCCCCGCTCCCCGACACAGCCCTGCCCACCCGCTGCCCCTAAGCACCCAGCTTCACCCGACCCCTCCACCCTTGCAGCACTACGCCCTGGATGACATCGCAGCTCCACACATCCTGCACCGCGAGCACAGCCAGCGCATGTTGGAGATCCGCGAGCTCAAAGACAGGCCCAGACTTCCTG GCACTAACGGGGGCTACCGCGAGGAGCCGGTGGaccacagactgacagaccGAGAGTGGGCTGATGAATGGAGGCATCTGGACCAT GTGTTGAACTGCATTGTGGACATGGTTGAAAAGACACGGAGGTCGGTGAGCGTGCTCAGACGATGCCAGGAGTCAGATCGCGAGGAGCTCAACTACTGGAGACGACGTTCGAGCGAGCAGGAGGACCCACGCAAAGGAGGCTCCGGCTCCGCTCCCTTCTCCAAGACACACAGCCCCCACTCTGCAGAGTCGG ACTCCCAGCGCGACTTTGCTCCACGGCCAGGCTCAGCATACGTTACAGATGAGATCTGGAGGAAAGCTG AAGAGGCGGTGAACGAGGTGAAGCGCCAGGCCATGGATGAGGTCCAGAAAGCGGTAGCAGAGGCCGAACAGAAGGCTTTTGAGATGATTGCTGCAGAGAGGGCTAAGATGGAGAAGACTCTGGCTGAGGCGAAGAGGAAGGCTCAAGAGGACGCCATCATGGTCATCAACGAACAGGAGGATTCCAGTGAG tgTTGCTGGAATTGTGGCCGCAAAGCCAGCGAGACGTGCAGCGGCTGCAACGCCGCCCGCTACTGCGGCTCCTTCTGccagcataaagactgggagagGCATCACCTCATCTGCAGCCCGGGACTTCAGGCTCAACCCAAACCCGTTTCTGCCATCACTGCCGGCAGGGCAGCCGCAGCGGCTGCAGcagtggcggcggcggcggcagccgCAGCCGGGGTGTCTCCTGTCGGCCTGGCCGGGGTCAAGGCCCCCGACAGCGTGACCTCCATCTCCAGTCCTGGTGCAGAGAAGGCTTCAGTCGCTTCTCGCTCCTCCACTCCTTCCACCCCCGCCTCGGCACCCGAGACCAACGGACACTAG